One genomic region from Conexibacter woesei DSM 14684 encodes:
- a CDS encoding ABC transporter ATP-binding protein, with the protein MLALRDVEVRYGAVRALRGVSLTVEPGEVVGLIGANGAGKTTLLSAVFGLARTHAGAIEFDGVSLRGLVPERIVRHGLALVPEGRHIFETLTVRENLRLGATALADRRALPAQLDAVLERFPKLAQLADTPAGRLSGGEQQQLAIGRALLSQPRLLMLDEPSLGLAPLIVDRVFEVLGELRQQGTTILLVEQNALRTVKFADRTYLLRAGEIVLSGGAELASADALRAAYVGA; encoded by the coding sequence ATGCTCGCACTGCGTGACGTCGAGGTCCGCTACGGCGCTGTGCGGGCGCTGCGTGGCGTCTCGCTGACGGTCGAGCCGGGCGAGGTCGTCGGGCTGATCGGCGCCAACGGCGCCGGCAAGACGACGCTCCTGAGCGCCGTCTTCGGGCTGGCGCGGACGCACGCCGGCGCGATCGAGTTCGACGGCGTCTCGCTCCGCGGCCTCGTGCCCGAGCGGATCGTCCGCCACGGCCTCGCACTGGTGCCCGAGGGCCGGCACATCTTCGAGACGCTGACCGTGCGCGAGAACCTGCGCCTCGGCGCGACCGCGCTCGCCGACCGGCGCGCGCTGCCGGCGCAGCTCGACGCAGTGCTGGAGCGGTTCCCGAAGCTCGCCCAGCTCGCTGACACGCCAGCCGGCCGCCTCTCCGGCGGCGAGCAGCAGCAGCTCGCGATCGGCCGAGCGCTGCTGTCGCAGCCGCGGCTGCTGATGCTCGACGAGCCGTCGCTCGGGCTCGCGCCGCTGATCGTCGACCGCGTCTTCGAGGTGCTCGGCGAGCTGCGGCAGCAGGGCACGACGATCCTGCTCGTCGAGCAGAACGCGCTGCGCACCGTCAAGTTCGCCGACCGCACCTACCTGCTGCGGGCCGGCGAGATCGTCCTGAGCGGGGGCGCCGAGCTGGCATCGGCCGACGCCCTGCGCGCTGCCTACGTGGGGGCCTGA
- a CDS encoding ABC transporter ATP-binding protein codes for MDDLDVRDLQVHFGGVKAIDGVSLTLSQGEILGLIGPNGAGKSTLLNAVTGFQRPTGGMVSLDGRDVTGVAPQRLARRRLIRTFQAARLFPALSVAENVELGAVGVGGSRRSGLRTAREVLAWLGLEQLADRPAGAVPHGAQRRVCVARALAGRPRFLLLDEPAAGLDEDESERLVADARRVRDELGCGLLLVEHDMSVIMRLCDRVHVLDSGATIAVGPPAEIQRDEAVVRAYLGTSGGEVEHARTA; via the coding sequence ATGGACGACCTCGACGTACGGGACCTGCAGGTGCATTTCGGTGGTGTGAAGGCGATCGACGGCGTCAGCCTGACGCTCTCGCAGGGAGAGATCCTGGGCTTGATCGGGCCCAACGGCGCGGGCAAGTCGACGCTGCTCAACGCGGTCACGGGCTTTCAGCGCCCGACCGGCGGGATGGTCTCGCTCGACGGGCGCGACGTCACGGGCGTCGCGCCGCAGCGGCTCGCGCGGCGGCGGCTGATCCGGACCTTCCAGGCGGCGCGCCTGTTCCCGGCGCTGTCGGTCGCGGAGAACGTCGAGCTGGGCGCCGTCGGCGTCGGCGGCTCGCGCCGCAGCGGGCTGCGCACGGCGCGCGAGGTGCTCGCGTGGCTCGGCCTCGAGCAGCTCGCCGACCGTCCGGCCGGCGCGGTGCCGCACGGCGCGCAGCGGCGCGTCTGCGTCGCCCGCGCGCTCGCCGGGCGGCCGCGCTTCCTGCTGCTCGACGAGCCGGCGGCCGGCCTCGACGAGGACGAGAGCGAGCGGCTCGTCGCCGACGCCCGCCGGGTGCGCGACGAGCTGGGCTGCGGCCTGCTGCTGGTCGAGCACGACATGAGCGTGATCATGCGACTGTGCGACCGCGTGCACGTGCTCGACTCCGGCGCCACGATCGCGGTCGGGCCACCTGCCGAGATCCAGCGCGACGAGGCGGTAGTGCGCGCCTACCTCGGGACGTCGGGCGGGGAGGTCGAGCATGCTCGCACTGCGTGA
- a CDS encoding ABC transporter substrate-binding protein: MAPRVPTPRRWIAGATLGLAIAASIASGCGSSDSSSGGSSDSGDTGDITIGAPIALTSDLSSYDIPALEGAKLAAEEINARGGLLGGRRLKFVTSDTGGNPAQGQTAALEVIDKGAQFLMTSLDYDKGSPAARTAESRGLVSLSMAGDPRYGAKGIGRHFFNVFSGGTTEGAAAAQFAHDEGWKRVYLLEDVSINYGKTFCRYFDESFRRLADGATIVGRDTFQNTDKSVSTQVARLRAAGDVDAVVLCSYPPGGATALKQIRGGGIDVPVLGGVPFDGNFWIAGVPDERNFYALATGLVDGRDPDPQRRRVLAAYARATGRPAPAGLAPLTGYSIVQALGEAIERAGSTDGDAVAAALETFRDQPLAIGPTTWTPECHIAVGRPFVITKLVDGTLEYVGEAKPEWVPPALC; this comes from the coding sequence ATGGCCCCACGGGTGCCTACGCCACGCCGTTGGATCGCAGGAGCGACGCTCGGCCTCGCGATCGCGGCGTCGATCGCGTCGGGGTGCGGTTCGAGCGATTCGTCGTCGGGCGGCAGCAGCGACAGCGGCGACACGGGCGACATCACGATCGGCGCGCCGATCGCGCTGACGTCGGACCTCAGCTCCTACGACATCCCCGCGCTGGAGGGCGCGAAGCTCGCGGCTGAGGAGATCAACGCAAGAGGCGGCTTGCTCGGCGGTCGCAGACTGAAGTTCGTCACCTCCGACACCGGCGGCAATCCCGCGCAGGGGCAGACGGCCGCGCTCGAAGTGATCGACAAGGGCGCGCAGTTCCTGATGACGTCGCTCGACTACGACAAGGGCAGCCCGGCCGCGCGGACCGCGGAGTCGAGAGGGCTCGTGTCGCTCAGCATGGCGGGCGATCCGCGCTACGGCGCGAAGGGGATCGGCAGACACTTCTTCAACGTCTTCTCGGGCGGCACGACCGAGGGCGCGGCCGCCGCACAGTTCGCGCACGACGAGGGCTGGAAGCGCGTGTACCTGCTCGAGGACGTCTCGATCAACTACGGCAAGACGTTCTGCAGATACTTCGACGAGAGCTTCAGACGGCTCGCCGATGGCGCCACGATCGTCGGCAGGGACACGTTCCAGAACACCGACAAGTCGGTCAGCACGCAGGTCGCGCGACTGCGCGCCGCCGGTGACGTCGACGCGGTCGTGCTGTGCTCCTACCCGCCCGGCGGCGCGACCGCGCTGAAGCAGATCCGCGGTGGTGGGATCGACGTCCCGGTCCTCGGCGGCGTGCCGTTCGACGGCAACTTCTGGATCGCCGGCGTGCCGGACGAGCGCAACTTCTACGCGCTCGCGACCGGACTCGTCGACGGCAGAGATCCCGACCCGCAGCGCAGAAGAGTGCTCGCCGCCTACGCCAGAGCGACCGGCAGACCGGCCCCGGCGGGCCTCGCGCCGCTGACCGGCTACAGCATCGTGCAGGCGCTCGGCGAGGCGATCGAAAGAGCCGGAAGCACCGACGGCGACGCGGTCGCCGCGGCGCTGGAGACGTTCAGAGACCAGCCGCTCGCGATAGGCCCGACGACGTGGACGCCCGAGTGCCACATCGCCGTCGGGCGGCCGTTCGTGATCACCAAGCTCGTCGACGGCACGCTCGAATACGTCGGCGAGGCGAAGCCCGAATGGGTGCCGCCGGCGCTCTGCTGA
- a CDS encoding creatininase family protein, with protein sequence MTHLQMIELTSPQLAAVGSDEQAVGLIPLGAVEQHGPHLPVATDAIIARHLAGEVAARLTEPVLVAPVLPLGVSAHHLGFAGTVHLDAEAFGACVRAYADAMRDLGLRRVAIFSAHGGNFAAIAEVAASYADDPGVEVIAYTDFTRYLGAMRSGAGRAGVVVPDADTHAGGLETSQILYLERIFGLDPAGVPDGYAADEEGWVERMNAEGIAALSANGVLGLPRLATSPAGRAICAALADELAEWIREAFGLAQADGASS encoded by the coding sequence GTGACACATCTGCAGATGATCGAGCTGACCTCGCCGCAGCTGGCGGCGGTCGGCTCCGACGAACAGGCCGTGGGGCTGATCCCGCTGGGAGCAGTCGAGCAGCACGGACCGCACCTGCCGGTCGCGACGGACGCGATCATCGCGCGCCACCTCGCCGGCGAGGTCGCCGCACGGCTGACCGAGCCGGTGCTGGTCGCGCCGGTCCTCCCGCTCGGCGTCTCGGCGCACCACCTCGGCTTCGCCGGGACCGTGCACCTCGACGCCGAGGCGTTCGGCGCGTGCGTGCGGGCGTACGCCGACGCGATGCGCGACCTCGGCCTGCGCCGGGTCGCGATCTTCAGCGCGCACGGCGGCAACTTCGCCGCGATCGCCGAGGTCGCCGCGAGCTACGCGGACGACCCCGGCGTGGAGGTGATCGCCTACACCGACTTCACCCGCTACCTCGGCGCGATGCGCTCTGGGGCGGGGCGCGCCGGTGTCGTCGTGCCGGATGCCGACACCCACGCGGGCGGGTTGGAGACGAGCCAGATCCTCTACCTCGAACGGATCTTCGGGCTCGACCCCGCCGGCGTCCCGGACGGCTACGCCGCCGACGAGGAGGGCTGGGTCGAGCGGATGAACGCGGAGGGGATCGCCGCGCTCAGCGCCAACGGCGTGCTCGGCCTCCCACGGCTGGCGACCTCGCCGGCCGGCCGGGCGATCTGTGCCGCGCTCGCCGACGAGCTGGCGGAGTGGATCCGGGAGGCGTTCGGGCTCGCTCAGGCGGACGGCGCGTCGTCTTGA
- a CDS encoding IclR family transcriptional regulator, whose amino-acid sequence MSRGGEPHGACHLLGDRSFAGTELDAAAPPRPPAYPIASVDNALRLLLLFRDRQVLRLSEASELLGVGRSTTHRLLAMLQFHGFVVQDPDTRTYMAGPALRDARPAAAQKAGLRSRARPFLELLSGRLGSTAHLCVLEGASVVFVDSVESAKPTRIGSRIGVALPAHCTSAGKALLAQLPPEVLSTVLHGEQLVALTPSSIRSLHELEVALAETRRRGYATNFAESEADVGAVAVAVPVGPAQLRSALAVSAPAERLGPADADAVVDVLGRVARALGDRLTG is encoded by the coding sequence TTGAGCCGCGGTGGCGAGCCGCACGGCGCCTGCCACCTGCTCGGCGACCGCTCGTTCGCGGGGACAGAGCTGGACGCCGCCGCGCCGCCGCGGCCGCCCGCCTATCCGATCGCGTCGGTCGACAACGCGCTGCGGTTGCTGCTGCTGTTCCGTGACCGCCAGGTCCTGCGCCTGTCGGAGGCGAGTGAGCTGCTGGGCGTGGGACGCTCGACGACCCACCGCCTGCTCGCGATGTTGCAGTTCCACGGCTTCGTCGTGCAGGACCCTGACACGCGCACCTACATGGCCGGCCCGGCGCTGCGCGACGCGCGCCCGGCCGCCGCCCAGAAGGCCGGCCTGCGCTCGCGTGCGCGGCCGTTCCTGGAGCTGCTGAGCGGAAGGCTCGGCTCGACCGCGCACCTCTGCGTGCTGGAGGGCGCGAGCGTCGTCTTCGTCGACTCGGTCGAGAGCGCGAAGCCGACGCGGATCGGCTCGCGGATCGGCGTCGCGCTGCCCGCGCACTGCACGTCCGCCGGCAAGGCGCTGCTCGCGCAGCTGCCGCCCGAGGTGCTGTCGACGGTGCTGCACGGGGAGCAGCTGGTCGCGCTGACGCCGTCCTCGATCCGCAGCCTGCACGAGCTGGAGGTCGCGCTGGCGGAGACGCGCCGCCGCGGCTACGCGACGAACTTCGCCGAGAGCGAGGCCGACGTCGGCGCGGTCGCGGTCGCGGTCCCGGTCGGGCCGGCGCAGCTGCGCTCGGCGCTGGCGGTCTCAGCGCCCGCCGAGCGGCTCGGCCCGGCCGACGCCGACGCGGTCGTCGACGTTCTCGGCCGCGTCGCACGAGCCCTCGGCGACCGCCTCACCGGATAG
- a CDS encoding glycine C-acetyltransferase: MFDSVRDGLREELAELRSAGLYKQERIISSPQDARIRVARGEVLNLCANNYLGLADHPAVVEAAREALDRWGYGMASVRFICGTQELHTELEERLSDFLGTDDTILYGSCFDANGGLFETLLGADDAVISDALNHASIIDGIRLCKARRLRYANSDMDELEACLRDARAGGARRVLIATDGVFSMDGYVARLDLVCDLAERYDAMVMVDDSHAVGFVGPGGRGTPELHGVADRVDVVTGTLGKALGGASGGYTSGRREIVELLRQRSRPYLFSNTIAPPIAAASLRALELLGSSGELRTRLRENTARFRAGMERAGFDLLPGDHPIVPVMYGDARRASEAAERLLDEGVYAIAFSFPIVPRGEARIRTQISAAHAPAEIDQALAAFAAAR; the protein is encoded by the coding sequence ATGTTCGACAGCGTGCGCGACGGGCTCCGCGAGGAGCTTGCGGAGCTGCGCTCCGCCGGCCTCTACAAGCAGGAGCGGATCATCTCCTCCCCGCAGGACGCGCGCATTCGCGTCGCGCGCGGCGAGGTGCTGAACCTCTGCGCCAACAATTACCTCGGCCTCGCCGACCATCCGGCGGTCGTCGAGGCGGCCCGCGAGGCGCTCGACCGCTGGGGCTACGGCATGGCGTCGGTGCGCTTCATCTGCGGCACGCAGGAGCTGCACACGGAGCTGGAGGAGCGGCTGTCGGATTTCCTCGGAACCGACGACACGATCCTCTACGGCTCCTGCTTCGACGCCAACGGCGGCCTCTTCGAGACGCTGCTCGGGGCGGACGACGCGGTGATCTCCGACGCGCTCAACCACGCCTCGATCATCGACGGCATCCGCCTCTGCAAGGCGCGCCGGCTGCGCTACGCCAACAGCGACATGGACGAGCTGGAGGCGTGTCTGCGCGACGCGCGCGCCGGCGGCGCCCGCCGCGTCCTGATCGCGACCGACGGCGTCTTCTCGATGGACGGCTACGTCGCCCGCCTCGACCTGGTCTGCGACCTCGCCGAGCGCTACGACGCGATGGTGATGGTCGACGACTCGCACGCCGTCGGGTTCGTCGGACCGGGCGGCCGCGGCACACCGGAGCTGCACGGCGTCGCCGACCGCGTCGACGTCGTCACCGGGACGCTCGGCAAGGCGCTCGGCGGCGCCAGCGGCGGGTACACGAGCGGCCGGCGCGAGATCGTCGAGCTGCTGCGCCAGCGCTCGCGGCCGTACCTCTTCTCGAACACGATCGCCCCGCCGATCGCCGCGGCGTCGCTGCGCGCGCTGGAGCTGCTTGGGAGCAGCGGCGAGCTGCGCACGAGGCTGCGCGAGAACACCGCGCGCTTCCGCGCCGGCATGGAGCGCGCGGGCTTCGACCTGCTGCCCGGCGACCACCCGATCGTGCCGGTGATGTACGGCGACGCGCGCCGCGCGTCGGAGGCGGCCGAGCGGCTGCTCGACGAGGGCGTCTACGCGATCGCGTTCTCGTTCCCCATCGTCCCGCGCGGCGAGGCGCGGATCCGCACGCAGATCTCCGCCGCGCACGCGCCCGCCGAGATCGACCAGGCGCTCGCGGCGTTCGCAGCCGCCCGGTAG
- the tdh gene encoding L-threonine 3-dehydrogenase encodes MKALVKDKAAPGLWLMDVPEPEVGINDVLVHVQKTGICGTDLHIHSWDRWAQQTIPVPLVIGHEFVGEVVEVGSNVNDFRPGDVVSGEGHLVCGRCRNCMAGRRHLCSRTEGVGVTRPGAFAEYLALPMTNVWHHAPGVDREVAAIFDPFGNAVHTALSFKVLGEDVLITGAGPIGLMAAAVVRHAGARHVVVTDVNEHRLALAEQMGATRALDVRTASVASVQSELRMQEGFDVGLEMSGNPAALRDMLANMAHGGRIAMLGIPTEEILVDFNEIVFNMLTLKGIYGREMYETWYAMSVMVESGLDISPVITHRFHYSEFEQAFATAAGGRAGKVLLDWTEV; translated from the coding sequence GTGAAAGCACTCGTGAAGGACAAGGCGGCGCCGGGCCTCTGGCTCATGGACGTCCCCGAGCCCGAGGTGGGCATCAACGACGTGCTCGTGCACGTCCAGAAGACCGGCATCTGCGGCACCGACCTGCACATCCACAGCTGGGATCGGTGGGCGCAGCAGACGATCCCCGTCCCGCTCGTGATCGGTCACGAGTTCGTCGGCGAGGTGGTCGAGGTCGGCTCCAACGTCAACGACTTCCGGCCCGGCGACGTCGTCAGCGGCGAGGGTCATCTCGTCTGCGGCCGCTGCCGCAACTGCATGGCCGGGCGGCGCCACCTGTGCTCGCGCACGGAGGGCGTCGGCGTGACACGGCCGGGCGCGTTCGCCGAGTACCTCGCGCTGCCGATGACGAACGTCTGGCACCACGCGCCCGGCGTCGACCGCGAGGTCGCGGCGATCTTCGACCCGTTCGGCAACGCCGTCCACACCGCGCTCTCGTTCAAGGTGCTCGGCGAGGACGTCCTGATCACCGGCGCCGGCCCGATCGGGCTGATGGCGGCCGCGGTGGTGCGGCACGCGGGCGCCCGCCACGTCGTCGTCACCGACGTCAACGAGCACCGCCTCGCGCTGGCCGAGCAGATGGGCGCGACGCGCGCGCTCGACGTCCGCACCGCGTCGGTCGCGAGCGTGCAGTCGGAGCTGCGGATGCAGGAGGGCTTCGACGTCGGCCTGGAGATGTCGGGCAACCCGGCCGCGCTGCGCGACATGCTCGCGAACATGGCCCACGGCGGCCGGATCGCGATGCTCGGGATCCCGACCGAGGAGATCCTCGTCGACTTCAACGAGATCGTCTTCAACATGCTGACGCTGAAGGGGATCTACGGCCGCGAGATGTACGAGACCTGGTACGCGATGAGCGTGATGGTCGAATCGGGGCTCGACATCTCCCCTGTCATCACGCACCGCTTCCACTACTCGGAGTTCGAGCAGGCGTTCGCGACCGCCGCCGGCGGCCGCGCCGGCAAGGTGCTGCTCGACTGGACGGAGGTCTAG
- a CDS encoding ABC transporter permease, whose protein sequence is MSAAALDTIAPAAPARRRWTGAGWLVRRFGISLLTIALASVLVFASARALPGDPALTMAGAGAGRPTPAMLEQARERYGLDASLPVQYLRYVERAIQGDLGTSASSDLPVARMIGERLPVTLQLAVMSMLLAVTIGVGAGVLAALFRGRAADYAVTAIGLLGISLPNFWLGLMLVLLFAVNLGWLPASGFTPFMEDPVANLRDMILPVWMLGTMMAAVLLRQMRSSMVDALQSDYVRTARSKGLPPYRVVVGHALRNCMIPLLTLTGLQLGALISGAVVAEHLFVLPGLGTLLLDGVHARDYAVVQAVALVMAVGYVLINFAVDVLYSVADPRVGAAGDPS, encoded by the coding sequence ATGTCGGCCGCCGCACTCGACACGATCGCCCCGGCGGCGCCGGCTCGTCGGCGCTGGACCGGGGCGGGCTGGCTCGTCCGCCGCTTCGGCATCTCGCTGCTGACGATCGCGCTCGCCTCGGTGCTCGTGTTCGCGAGTGCGCGGGCGCTGCCGGGCGATCCCGCGCTGACGATGGCCGGCGCCGGCGCAGGCCGCCCGACGCCGGCGATGCTGGAGCAGGCGCGCGAGCGCTACGGGCTCGACGCGTCGCTGCCGGTGCAGTACCTGCGCTACGTCGAGCGCGCGATCCAGGGCGACCTCGGCACCTCCGCCAGCAGCGACCTGCCGGTCGCGCGGATGATCGGCGAGCGGCTGCCGGTCACGCTCCAGCTGGCCGTGATGAGCATGCTGCTGGCGGTCACGATCGGCGTCGGCGCCGGCGTGCTCGCCGCCCTCTTCCGCGGGCGCGCGGCCGACTACGCCGTCACGGCGATCGGCCTGCTGGGCATCTCGCTGCCGAACTTCTGGCTCGGGCTGATGCTCGTGCTGCTGTTCGCCGTCAACCTCGGCTGGCTGCCGGCGTCCGGCTTCACGCCGTTCATGGAGGACCCGGTCGCGAACCTGCGCGACATGATCCTGCCGGTCTGGATGCTCGGCACGATGATGGCGGCGGTGCTGCTGCGGCAGATGCGCTCCTCGATGGTCGACGCGCTGCAGTCCGACTACGTCCGCACGGCGCGCTCGAAGGGGCTGCCGCCATACCGCGTCGTCGTCGGGCACGCGCTGCGCAACTGCATGATCCCGCTGCTGACGCTGACCGGCCTGCAGCTCGGGGCGCTGATCTCCGGCGCCGTCGTCGCCGAGCACCTGTTCGTGCTGCCGGGGCTGGGAACCCTGCTGCTCGACGGCGTGCATGCGCGCGACTACGCGGTCGTGCAGGCGGTCGCGCTCGTGATGGCGGTCGGCTACGTGCTGATCAACTTCGCCGTCGACGTGCTCTACTCGGTCGCCGACCCGCGCGTCGGGGCGGCGGGGGACCCGTCGTGA
- a CDS encoding ABC transporter permease: protein MSAVALAPAPPRRRSALRRVARRPVAFVCLVVIGAFALLALLAPLLVQDPATQDYGALLAGPSGDHLLGTDDLGRDILARLLYGGRVSLVVGVASTALALTLALPLGLLAGYRRGWTDVAISRTTDLLLAFPYVITAIMLVTILGHTVATVVLALAVAQLPWLLRLIRGEVLSLRERDFVAAAVLDGAGDRTILFRYLVPNLSGVLVVQTSLMIPIAIIGEALLSFLGIGVAPPTPTWGAMLSSAQPFVERAPWLAIVPGATIALISLAFNLLGDSLRDELDPKVAE from the coding sequence GTGAGCGCGGTCGCGCTCGCCCCGGCGCCGCCGCGGCGCCGCAGCGCGCTGCGGCGCGTCGCGCGGCGGCCGGTCGCGTTCGTCTGCCTCGTCGTGATCGGCGCGTTCGCGCTGCTGGCGCTGCTGGCTCCGCTGCTGGTGCAGGACCCCGCGACGCAGGACTACGGCGCGCTGCTGGCGGGGCCGTCGGGAGACCACCTGCTGGGAACCGACGACCTCGGCCGCGACATCCTCGCGCGCCTGCTCTACGGCGGCCGCGTCTCGCTCGTCGTCGGCGTCGCGAGCACGGCGCTGGCGCTGACGCTCGCGCTCCCGCTCGGCCTGCTGGCCGGCTACCGCCGCGGCTGGACCGACGTCGCGATCTCGCGCACGACCGACCTGCTGCTCGCGTTCCCCTACGTGATCACCGCGATCATGCTGGTGACGATCCTCGGGCACACGGTCGCGACCGTCGTGCTGGCGCTGGCGGTCGCGCAGCTGCCGTGGCTGCTGCGCCTGATCCGCGGCGAGGTGCTGTCGCTGCGCGAGCGCGACTTCGTCGCGGCCGCGGTGCTCGACGGCGCCGGCGATCGCACGATCCTGTTCCGCTACCTCGTGCCGAACCTGTCGGGCGTGCTCGTCGTGCAGACGTCGCTGATGATCCCGATCGCGATCATCGGCGAGGCGCTGCTGTCGTTCCTCGGCATCGGCGTCGCGCCGCCGACGCCGACGTGGGGCGCGATGCTCTCCAGCGCGCAGCCGTTCGTGGAGCGCGCGCCGTGGCTGGCGATCGTGCCCGGCGCGACGATCGCGCTGATCAGCCTCGCGTTCAACCTGCTCGGCGACAGCCTGCGCGACGAGCTCGACCCGAAGGTGGCCGAATGA
- a CDS encoding ABC transporter ATP-binding protein, producing the protein MSETLTVSELSVAFRRGGRGTCAVDGLSFAIAPGEVLALVGESGCGKSTVAKAILRLLPRTAQTGGSIVVEGREVTGLSERELTQVRGRKVGIVFQEPISSLNPVVSVGRQVEESLRRHRRMRRREAGAAAVALLEEVGIADPERRAREFPHQLSGGMCQRVMIAIALAGDPRVLVADEPTTALDATVQATILELLRDLVARRGMGLLLITHDLGVVADLADRAIVMYAGRAVEEGDVTELFARPRHPYTRALLAATPTPGGATRARLTEIDGIVPSLAEPATSCSFAERCTRVRADCHRKRPEPARAGRGSVTCLHPWEGS; encoded by the coding sequence ATGAGCGAGACCCTCACCGTCTCGGAGCTGAGCGTCGCGTTCCGGCGCGGCGGGCGCGGCACCTGTGCCGTCGACGGGCTGTCGTTCGCGATCGCGCCCGGCGAGGTGCTGGCGCTCGTCGGCGAGTCCGGCTGCGGCAAGAGCACCGTCGCGAAGGCGATCCTGCGGCTGCTGCCGCGGACGGCGCAGACGGGCGGCTCGATCGTCGTCGAGGGCCGCGAGGTGACGGGGCTGAGCGAGCGCGAGCTGACGCAGGTGCGCGGCCGCAAGGTCGGGATCGTCTTCCAGGAGCCGATCAGCTCGCTCAACCCCGTCGTCAGCGTCGGCCGCCAGGTCGAGGAGTCGCTGCGGCGTCACCGCAGGATGCGCCGCAGGGAGGCGGGCGCGGCCGCGGTCGCGCTGCTGGAGGAGGTCGGCATCGCCGACCCCGAGCGCCGCGCGCGCGAGTTCCCGCACCAGCTCTCCGGCGGCATGTGCCAGCGCGTGATGATCGCGATCGCGCTCGCCGGCGACCCCCGTGTGCTCGTCGCCGACGAGCCGACGACTGCGCTCGACGCGACGGTCCAGGCGACGATCCTCGAGCTGCTGCGCGACCTCGTCGCGCGGCGCGGGATGGGCCTGCTGCTGATCACGCACGACCTCGGCGTCGTCGCAGATCTCGCCGACCGCGCGATCGTGATGTACGCCGGGCGCGCCGTCGAGGAGGGCGACGTGACCGAGCTGTTCGCGCGTCCGCGTCACCCGTACACGCGCGCGCTGTTGGCCGCGACGCCGACCCCCGGCGGCGCGACGCGCGCCCGCCTGACCGAGATCGACGGCATCGTGCCGTCGCTCGCCGAGCCCGCGACGAGCTGCAGCTTCGCCGAGCGCTGCACGCGCGTGCGCGCCGACTGCCACCGCAAGCGGCCCGAGCCGGCGCGCGCCGGCCGCGGCAGCGTCACCTGCCTGCACCCCTGGGAGGGGTCGTGA
- a CDS encoding ABC transporter ATP-binding protein, whose translation MNDDANVLTITGLRHEFSSRAGRGRPVRAVDDVSLELRAGEVLGVVGESGSGKSTLARCAVRLIEPTAGRIELLGRDITHLDRRAMRPLRRDVHMVLQDTLAALNPRLTVGQAVAEPLRLQGVAGEERGRRTAAIFERVGLAHELGDRFPHELSGGQRQRVGIARALVLEPRLLVADEPVSALDVSVRAAVLNLLADLQAERGFACLFISHDLSVVEHVSDRVAVMYLGQIVEEGPRRELFARPQHPYTQALISAAPLPDPAAQRSRSRIVLGGDIPSPADPPSGCRFRTRCPLADARCATERPVAQAVTDGDGHLVRCHRYVPGAQVARLATR comes from the coding sequence GTGAACGACGACGCCAACGTCCTGACGATCACCGGCCTGCGCCACGAGTTCAGCTCGCGCGCCGGCCGCGGCCGCCCCGTGCGCGCCGTCGACGACGTGAGCCTCGAGCTGCGTGCCGGCGAGGTGCTGGGCGTGGTCGGCGAGTCGGGCAGCGGCAAGTCGACGCTCGCCCGCTGCGCGGTGCGGCTGATCGAGCCGACTGCCGGCCGCATCGAGCTGCTCGGACGCGACATCACGCATCTCGACCGGCGTGCGATGCGGCCGCTGCGGCGCGACGTCCACATGGTCCTGCAGGACACGCTCGCCGCGCTGAACCCGCGGCTGACGGTCGGCCAGGCGGTCGCCGAGCCGCTGCGGCTCCAGGGCGTCGCGGGGGAGGAGCGCGGCCGCCGGACGGCGGCGATCTTCGAGCGCGTCGGCCTCGCGCACGAGCTGGGCGACCGCTTCCCGCACGAGCTTTCCGGCGGGCAGCGGCAGCGCGTCGGGATCGCGCGGGCGCTCGTGCTGGAGCCGCGCCTGCTGGTCGCCGACGAGCCGGTCTCCGCGCTCGACGTCTCCGTCCGCGCGGCCGTCCTCAACCTGCTCGCCGACCTGCAGGCTGAGCGCGGCTTCGCGTGCCTGTTCATCAGCCACGACCTGTCGGTCGTCGAGCACGTCTCCGATCGCGTCGCGGTGATGTACCTCGGCCAGATCGTCGAGGAGGGACCGCGCCGCGAGCTGTTCGCGCGCCCGCAGCATCCCTACACGCAGGCGCTGATCTCAGCCGCGCCGCTGCCCGACCCCGCGGCGCAGCGGTCGCGCTCGCGGATCGTGCTCGGCGGCGACATCCCGAGCCCGGCCGACCCGCCGAGCGGCTGCCGCTTCCGCACGCGCTGCCCGCTCGCCGACGCGCGCTGCGCGACCGAGCGGCCGGTCGCACAGGCGGTCACCGACGGCGACGGCCACCTCGTGCGCTGCCACCGCTACGTGCCGGGCGCGCAGGTCGCGCGGCTCGCGACGCGATGA